One Helianthus annuus cultivar XRQ/B chromosome 12, HanXRQr2.0-SUNRISE, whole genome shotgun sequence genomic region harbors:
- the LOC110894989 gene encoding ras-related protein RABF1 codes for MGCSSSLPDRSAGRVGGLNPVNGDSDAKNLRVKLVLLGDSGVGKTCIVLRFVRGQFDPTSKVTVGASFLSQTIALQDSTTVKFEIWDTAGQERYAALAPLYYRGAAVAVIAYDITNPDSFHKAQHWVKELQKHGSPDIVLALVGNKADLQEKREVSVQDGIDYAEKNGMFFIETSAKTADNINQLFEEIAKRLPRPSPS; via the exons ATAGGAGTGCGGGTCGGGTAGGCGGACTTAATCCGGTTAACGGAGACTCGGATGCCAAAAATCTGCGTGTtaag cTGGTGCTATTAGGGGACTCTGGTGTTGGAAAAACCTGCATTGTTCTTCGCTTTGTTCGTGGTCAATTTGATCCAACATCCAAG GTGACTGTTGGAGCTTCATTCTTGTCACAAACAATAGCTCTGCAGGACTCGACAACAGTTAAATTTGAAATTTGGGATACTGCTGGACAGGAGAG ATATGCAGCCCTAGCCCCACTTTATTACCGAGGTGCGGCTGTTGCAGTTATCGCATATGATATAACGAATCCCGACTCGTTCCATAAAGCTCAACATTGGGTCAAG GAGCTACAAAAGCACGGTAGCCCTGATATTGTCCTGGCTTTAGTTGGTAACAAGGCTGATCTTCAAGAAAAACGCGAGGTGTCGGTTCAA GATGGAATCGACTATGCAGAAAAGAACGGGATGTTCTTCATCGAAACTTCTGCCAAGACGGCTGATAACATCAATCAGCTATTTGAG GAAATTGCAAAAAGATTACCGCGACCTTCTCCGTCATGA